In Penicillium psychrofluorescens genome assembly, chromosome: 5, a single window of DNA contains:
- a CDS encoding uncharacterized protein (ID:PFLUO_007755-T1.cds;~source:funannotate) encodes MASEQTEMKDEQLPPQEAGGDDEEDIAAMKRRVAEMESEAAKLREMQQTLDQQSENLAENKEEIDARSVFVGNVDYAASPEEIQAHFQSCGSINRVTILLDKFSGQPKGYAYVEFAEPSLVAQALVLNESVFRGRNLKVVPKRTNLPGMNRGRGRGGFRGGRGRGSFPRGGYRGGYRGRGRGYAPY; translated from the exons ATGGCTTCCGAACAGACGGAGATGAAGGACGAGCAGCTTCCCCCGCAGGAAGCCGGTGGAGATGACGAG GAGGACATTGCCGCGATGAAGAGACGGGTGGCCGAGATGGAATCTGAGGCTGCCAAATTGCGCGAGATGCAGCAAACGCTCGACCAGCAGTCGGAGAATCTGGCAGAAAATAAAGAAGAGATCGATGCCCGGAGTGTATTTGTCGGCAATGTGGACTACGCCGCCTCGcccgaggagatccaggcGCACTTTCAGAGCTGTGGCTCGATCAACCGCGTGACGATTCTGCTGGACAAGTTCAGCGGCCAGCCCAAGGG CTATGCCTACGTGGAATTCGCAGAGCCGAGTCTAGTGGCCCAGGCGCTGGTTCTCAACGAGAGCGTCTTCCGCGGTCGCAATCTGAAG GTCGTCCCCAAGCGCACGAATCTGCCCGGCATGAACCGTGGCCGGGGCCGGGGTGGCTTCCGCGGCGGCCGGGGTCGTGGCTCGTTCCCTCGCGGCGGCTATCGTGGTGGCTACCGgggccgcggccgcggctACGCCCCGTACTAA